The window TTCCTCCGCCGCTACTTCGCCGGGCAAGAGCAGCCAGAACAGCACGAACAAGGAGAGGAGCAAAAACGATCGCCGTGCCCTGTTCATCGCTTTACGGCTGGAACGGCCAAAAGAAAGGAATCACTGTCACAGCGACGAGGCCAATGAGAATGTCGAGCGGAATGCCAATCTTCAGAAAATCTGTAAACTTGTACCCCCCCGGCCCGTAGACCATCAGGTGAGTCTGATAACCGATGGGCGAGGCAAAAGCCGCCGAAGCCGCAATGGTAATCGCTATCGCAAAGGGACGAGCATCTACCCCCAATTGCTGCGCCGCAGCAATTGCCACGGGAAAGACGAGGGCTGCGGCTGCGGCATTGGAAAGAAACTCCGTAAAAATCAGCGTGCACAGATAGACCACAGCCAACACCCCCATCGGTCCCGCCTGTGCCCCAACGTCGACTAAGACTGAAGCAATCCCCGCAGCGACCCCAGTTTTCTCTAACGCTTTGCTGACACCCAAGGCGGCAGCAATCAGGACCAGCACCGACATGTCCACCGACCCGCGCATTTCTCCAATCGACAGACAGCCTAGCAGGACAACGGCAAACGCCGCCAGCAACGCAGCCGTCACCATCGGCAGCACCTCTGCCGTCACTAAAGCGATGAGGGTCACCAGAATGAGCAAAGCCGGCACGGCTTTATCGTAGCGCAGCGGTGCACTCTCCGGCACCTCCGAAATCAAATAGAAATCCGAGGAGTTGCGATACGCGCGGACAAATCCTGGAGAGGATTCGAGCAGCAGCGTATCTCCAGCCCGCACGACAATATCCCCAATCTTCCCACTCAGTCGTCTTCCCATACGATGCACCGCCACCACGGCCGCGCCATACCGGGTACGGAAATTAGCATCGCGGATCGTGCTGCCCACCAGAGGCGAATCTTCGGACACCACCGCTTCGCACAGGTTATTGCCGGCTAATAGCCCAACTTGTCCTTCTCGATGATCTCCCGCCGGGACCAGTCCTCGAATCCGCTGCAAATCGACAATGGTCGCGACAGCGCCAGTAAACACCAGCCGATCCCCCACCTTGATGCGCTCTTCTGGACCCACCGGCGCAACAATCTCGTCCGCCCGCTCGATGCGAATCAGAAACAGTCCCGGTAGATGCCGCAACCCGGCTTCTTCAATTCGTTTCCCGACTAGCGGGCAATCGGACAGGACTTCCATCTCAATAAGATATTCCCGCTGGTGTTCCTCTAAACTCTCCATCAACGCCTGACGATTCGGCAGCAAGCGTTTCGCGAAGAGCGCAATAAACGCCAGACCGACAACAGCGCACGGCACGCCTGCCGCGCTCAGCTCGAAGAAACCCATCGGCGGCAGCTTATACGTGGTCATCAAGCCACTGACGACCAGATTCGTCGAGGTGCCGATCAACGTGCACAGCCCTCCAAGAATCGTTGCATAAGAAAGCGGGATCAAAAATCGCGAGGGAGACACTCGATTCCGCCGCGCCCAGTCGATCACAATGGGCACGAACATAGCCACGATCGGGGTATTGTTCAGAAAGGCCGAGATGCTGGCAATCGGCACCATCATCTTGACGAGTGCCCGGCGCGGTGAGTCGCCAATCCGCCCGAAGACCCGTGTCGCGAAAAACCCTAAGGCGCCGGTATTCTTCATCGCGCCGGCGACTACGAAAAGAGCGCCGATAGCGATTACTTCCGTGTTGGCAAATCCGACTAAAGCTTCGGCTGGAGACACAATGCCCACGGCCATGAGCAACGCCAGCATTCCGAGGAAGATGAGGTCAGGGGAAAAGACATCTCGGATGAGCCCAATCATCCCTAAAAAGAGAAGGGTAAAAGTAAAAATAGCTTCCCAGTGCACGCCACGATCCTTTGCCGAGCGGAAAAACTTTCCTCGGTACCTCGCCGAGAAAGACCCCGCACTCTCTTAACAGAGTTCGCACCACCATGACACTCGGTTAAGAGTAATGGTATAGTGCCCTATCTTTTTTAAGGAGCGCCTTCCATGGCAGATAAAGGTGACGTTACGATCAAGATCCCCAGGCCGCTCTACGAAAAGTTGCAAGCGATTATCGCCGACACTGGGTTCCATTCTGTCACCGAATTCATCGTCTACGTCCTCCGTGACTTGGTATCGACCGAAGCGACCGCCGCCGCCAAGCAAGGCGGCACCAACAAACACCCCCCGGAGGACTTCGACGCTGGACTTACGGCGGAAGAAATCCGCATTATCCGCAAACGGTTACAAGACCTCGGGTATCTCTAGCCGCCACCTTCGCACTACGGCACGAAGGGCTTCCCCATCTGGGGTGTTTTATACACTCTTAAAAGAGTGCAAACAAGGATCTGCTAAAACGTCAGGCGCATCCCCGCCACATAGGTCAACGGTGGCGAGCGGAAGCCCAACACCTCCCGATAGTCGCGATCGAAAAGGTTTTCGATCTTTCCATAGAAGGTCACGGATGATGTCACCGCCCCCTGCATCGGCAAGGTGTACGACACCGCCACGTCCGTGCGCGCGAACATCGGATTGGTGCGCGGTCCGAGTTGTGGATCGACATCGTCACGGCTGCCAATGACTCGGACGCTGGCATGCAGGTTGAGTAGATCGTCCCAGCCACGCACCAGCGGAGTCTGGTAGTTTACTTGCACGGCCCCATGTTTCGTCGGGCGACGGAGCAGACGGCGCTCTTTGGCATCGAAATCCAAAAAGGTGAAGTGACCGTTCAACGTCAGATGCGGCGAGAGCTGCACCAGCGGAATGACTTCCAGTCCCTGGACCTCGACCCGCCCGAGGTTTTGCGCCTGGAAAATAAAATTGTTCGGATCGATCAGCACGCCTTCGATCAAGCCTTTCACGCGACGAGAGAAATACGTCGCTTCCAGAGAAAAGCGGGGGTCGCCGAACTGCTGCTCGAACCCAGCGTTCCATTCGCCGCTTTCCTCCGGCCCCAAATCGGGGTTGCCAAAATCCGGAAAGAACAACTCGTTGAAGTTCGGCGCGCGAAAGCCCTCCGCGTAACCGCCTTTGAGTTTCGTCCCAGTCTGGGGGATCAAGTAGGCAATCGACCAGGCCGGCGTGACATGCGTGCCAAAATCGTCGTTGTCATCTACTCGGAAGCCGCCAGTCACAAACAGCCGCTCATCGCAAAGACGCAGCCGTTCCTGGAGGTAGTAGGCGAAATTGCCCTGATTTTTCCTAAATTCGGTGCGAAAGCCACCGAAATTCGAGCGCACATGCGCCGAGCGGTCCTTAAACTCGAACCCGGCAGTGGTGATGCTCAGGTCTCGCCAGGAATAGTTGGCTTGGGCTTCGCCGATTTTCAGTTCGGTGGGGATACGAGAGATGCCCGAGCCAAACGGATCGAAGGTGTCGGGATCATCGAAAAAGCGTTGGCTGCTTTTGACGTAGGCACCAGCGAATCGATAATTGAACGCGGAGCTGAGCGCATGTTCCCATTCCCCCTTGGCTAAGACGGAATTTTCCAATTGACGAGCGTTGGCATCCGGCACGCCAAGATAATTTTTGTTGTTGAACAAGCCCGTTTTCGCGTCGCCGTAGCGGAAGAAGCCGCGCAGCGTGCCTTGCGGAAGCAAGTTCACATCGAGGCGTCCGTTGGTCGTAAAGTTGCGATGTCCGTCATTTAAGGCACGAAATCCATCGGTATCGACGTTCGCCACCGCGCCGGAGAAGCCGACAATGCCGTGGGCACCGGAGAACGACAGCACCTCGCGATGCGTGGCACCGTTACCGCCTTCGCTAGAGAGACTGAAGGTCGGTGTCCCTTCTCCTCTCTTGCTGAGGATGTTGATGACACCACCGATGGCTTGCGAACCGTAGAGCGTCCCACCCCCACCCCGTAGCACTTCAATGCGGTCGATATTCTCGGTCGTCATAGTGCTGAAGTCCCCCGCGCCCAGCGTCACGCTGTTGACCTCGACCCCATCGACCAACACCAGGGTTTGGTCCGACTCAGAGCCACGAAGAAAGACGCTCGTCGTCGTTCCGCGCGAACCGTTCTGCACGATATCGACTCCAGGCACCGTGCGCAGCAGCTCGGCCACGGTTTCCGCTTGGCGCTGCTGGATTTCTTGCTCGCCAATGACGGTCACGGAAGCCGCCGTCTCTTGCAGCGGAGTTTCGGTGCGAGTGGCGGTCACCACCACCGGATTCAACCGCGAGGTTGGCGCTTGCGACGGCGGTTCTTCAGTCGAGGTGTTTTTACTTTCTTGGGGGACCGACGCTTCTTGGACTTCTTGCGCTCCTAGCTCCGCCATTGACCAGCGCCACACCGCTAGCGCCACGACTAGCCATACTACCCGACGCATTGGACATTGTCCTTTCTGCGCGGGTCACAGAGCCTGAGAGGAAAACACCAGAGCAACATGCTCTCGGTGCATCGGCAGCCTTGAGAAAAGTCTGAAGGGGAGGACCCGCGCCTAAACACCCCCAGCTCGGGCGGAAGGTGTCTCGGGCAACGTCATGGCAAGAGCCAAAAGCGCTCGGACCTCCCCCGCGGAAGGCTGCATGAATGATCGGTAGGGCAGGTCTCCTGGCTTGAGGATCGTTCTACTTACCGCGCCTTCCCAGACAGGCCAGTGGCAAATGCGGTGTTCGTCCCCTCTTACAGTTGCGGGGCAGCGGAGGAATTCCACCTCCTTCCCTCTTCGCCCGCTTGCGCGGGACCCAACCGGAGTAACCATCGGACTAATACGGAGCGAACCTCGACTTGTCAAGCGTCACCGCAGACAAGGGGGCATAGCAAAGTATTGGCAGGAGCAAGAGGGAGAAGCTAAGGGAGCCAAGAGAAAAAAGGGCAGGCGGAGGAACGAAGAATGAGGGGGAAGAGCGCGGAATTCACCTCTCGCACTCTTCCCTATTACAAACGGGCTGGGTCCCTCTATACGCGACGAGACCTACTTCACGGCGAGACCTGTAAAATCACCCTGTTCGCGCCAGCGGGCAAGCATGTTGTAAAAGGGCACCGCACCCTCCGGGTATTGGCTTTCGAGGAAGCCCTGCCCTTCTTTTTTCCCTTCGCCGTTGTAGTACCCCGGCGTGCAGATT of the Deltaproteobacteria bacterium genome contains:
- a CDS encoding SLC13 family permease; protein product: MIGLIRDVFSPDLIFLGMLALLMAVGIVSPAEALVGFANTEVIAIGALFVVAGAMKNTGALGFFATRVFGRIGDSPRRALVKMMVPIASISAFLNNTPIVAMFVPIVIDWARRNRVSPSRFLIPLSYATILGGLCTLIGTSTNLVVSGLMTTYKLPPMGFFELSAAGVPCAVVGLAFIALFAKRLLPNRQALMESLEEHQREYLIEMEVLSDCPLVGKRIEEAGLRHLPGLFLIRIERADEIVAPVGPEERIKVGDRLVFTGAVATIVDLQRIRGLVPAGDHREGQVGLLAGNNLCEAVVSEDSPLVGSTIRDANFRTRYGAAVVAVHRMGRRLSGKIGDIVVRAGDTLLLESSPGFVRAYRNSSDFYLISEVPESAPLRYDKAVPALLILVTLIALVTAEVLPMVTAALLAAFAVVLLGCLSIGEMRGSVDMSVLVLIAAALGVSKALEKTGVAAGIASVLVDVGAQAGPMGVLAVVYLCTLIFTEFLSNAAAAALVFPVAIAAAQQLGVDARPFAIAITIAASAAFASPIGYQTHLMVYGPGGYKFTDFLKIGIPLDILIGLVAVTVIPFFWPFQP
- a CDS encoding CopG family transcriptional regulator, which gives rise to MADKGDVTIKIPRPLYEKLQAIIADTGFHSVTEFIVYVLRDLVSTEATAAAKQGGTNKHPPEDFDAGLTAEEIRIIRKRLQDLGYL
- a CDS encoding TonB-dependent receptor; its protein translation is MRRVVWLVVALAVWRWSMAELGAQEVQEASVPQESKNTSTEEPPSQAPTSRLNPVVVTATRTETPLQETAASVTVIGEQEIQQRQAETVAELLRTVPGVDIVQNGSRGTTTSVFLRGSESDQTLVLVDGVEVNSVTLGAGDFSTMTTENIDRIEVLRGGGGTLYGSQAIGGVINILSKRGEGTPTFSLSSEGGNGATHREVLSFSGAHGIVGFSGAVANVDTDGFRALNDGHRNFTTNGRLDVNLLPQGTLRGFFRYGDAKTGLFNNKNYLGVPDANARQLENSVLAKGEWEHALSSAFNYRFAGAYVKSSQRFFDDPDTFDPFGSGISRIPTELKIGEAQANYSWRDLSITTAGFEFKDRSAHVRSNFGGFRTEFRKNQGNFAYYLQERLRLCDERLFVTGGFRVDDNDDFGTHVTPAWSIAYLIPQTGTKLKGGYAEGFRAPNFNELFFPDFGNPDLGPEESGEWNAGFEQQFGDPRFSLEATYFSRRVKGLIEGVLIDPNNFIFQAQNLGRVEVQGLEVIPLVQLSPHLTLNGHFTFLDFDAKERRLLRRPTKHGAVQVNYQTPLVRGWDDLLNLHASVRVIGSRDDVDPQLGPRTNPMFARTDVAVSYTLPMQGAVTSSVTFYGKIENLFDRDYREVLGFRSPPLTYVAGMRLTF